Proteins found in one Methanospirillum hungatei JF-1 genomic segment:
- a CDS encoding response regulator: MQTYQKIPDEIRHPSCISKNISSPYQAGTPQATKQILYVDDEEILLEVGKLFIERSGAYHVTTCNNPLKALELLTYNSFDAIVSDYEMPDMNGIQLLKQVRRTGNQIPFIIFTGRGREKVVIAALNEGADFYIQKGGENRSQFAELVHKITVSIERREVLLALQESEKKLSNILAALPYATFAIDAEHRVIAWNTIHISI; the protein is encoded by the coding sequence TATCCAAAAACATTTCATCCCCATATCAAGCCGGAACTCCCCAGGCGACAAAACAGATCCTGTACGTCGATGATGAAGAGATCCTCCTTGAAGTTGGAAAACTTTTCATTGAACGATCCGGAGCATATCATGTCACAACCTGCAACAATCCTCTAAAAGCCCTTGAACTTCTCACATACAATTCATTTGATGCAATCGTTTCAGATTATGAGATGCCTGATATGAATGGGATACAGCTCCTCAAACAGGTCAGACGAACAGGAAACCAGATCCCTTTCATCATTTTTACCGGCAGAGGGCGGGAAAAGGTTGTAATTGCTGCACTCAATGAAGGAGCTGATTTTTACATCCAGAAGGGAGGTGAAAACAGATCCCAGTTTGCTGAGCTCGTTCATAAAATTACCGTTTCAATCGAACGCCGGGAAGTCCTGCTTGCACTTCAGGAATCTGAAAAGAAACTCTCAAATATCCTTGCAGCCCTTCCATATGCCACCTTTGCCATTGATGCCGAACACCGGGTAATTGCCTGGAATACCATCCATATATCCATATGA
- a CDS encoding metalloregulator ArsR/SmtB family transcription factor: MEICNQCEDCTKLCEIVPKMAGVFKALGDLTRLKIIYLLTCDTTGTLGVSELASRLGISQPAVSQHLKTLKSEGIVDSRRDGFYIYYTINRDRMVEFRDNFELMYSSVMGRCNRELIRKSSPDQEIRACVIYYSYSGVTRHIAEEIRNASGCDIIEIRTKKPYSSFSAYTTGVFRSRKMACDPIEPDSIDVSAYDLIVMGTPVWAWKPAPAMNAAVQALKGCEGKRVVIFTTCCNQPGEALPILKEALISRGAIVVLEISLTSEDTKNPDAGGEILRRIIQAEPFGDTTKTPDSEEK; encoded by the coding sequence ATGGAGATATGTAACCAGTGTGAGGACTGTACAAAACTCTGCGAGATAGTTCCAAAGATGGCCGGAGTATTCAAAGCCCTTGGTGATCTGACCAGGCTGAAAATAATATATCTCCTCACCTGTGACACTACTGGAACCCTTGGAGTATCCGAGCTTGCATCCAGACTTGGCATCTCCCAACCTGCAGTATCCCAGCATTTAAAAACCCTCAAATCAGAAGGCATTGTTGATTCACGCCGGGACGGGTTTTATATCTACTATACTATCAACCGCGACCGGATGGTAGAATTCCGGGATAATTTTGAACTGATGTATTCGAGTGTCATGGGAAGATGCAACCGGGAACTTATCAGGAAATCCTCACCTGATCAGGAAATCCGGGCATGTGTCATCTATTATTCATACTCAGGGGTTACCCGCCATATAGCAGAAGAGATACGAAATGCCAGCGGGTGCGACATCATTGAGATCAGAACGAAAAAACCCTATTCTTCCTTTTCAGCATATACAACCGGAGTTTTTCGATCCCGAAAGATGGCATGTGACCCAATTGAACCAGATTCCATAGATGTTTCAGCGTATGATCTCATCGTTATGGGAACACCGGTCTGGGCATGGAAACCAGCCCCTGCCATGAATGCTGCCGTTCAAGCACTTAAGGGGTGTGAGGGGAAGAGAGTTGTCATCTTTACCACCTGTTGCAATCAGCCCGGTGAAGCCCTCCCCATTCTGAAGGAAGCACTGATCAGCCGGGGTGCCATCGTTGTCCTGGAGATCTCACTAACATCAGAGGACACAAAAAATCCTGATGCCGGGGGAGAAATTCTCCGAAGAATCATCCAGGCGGAACCATTCGGAGATACCACAAAAACACCGGATTCAGAGGAGAAATGA
- a CDS encoding NAD(P)H-dependent oxidoreductase — translation MTDPKQILVIMGSPRKGNTFQACEMFREYLEQEIPVQCEYVWLKDLTLHPCRGCLLCFTKGEQACPIQNDPFRISDGVSHE, via the coding sequence ATGACAGATCCAAAACAAATTCTGGTTATCATGGGCAGCCCCCGGAAAGGGAACACGTTCCAGGCATGTGAAATGTTCAGAGAGTACCTGGAGCAGGAGATTCCGGTTCAATGTGAATATGTCTGGCTGAAAGACCTCACCCTGCACCCTTGCAGAGGCTGTCTTCTCTGTTTCACCAAAGGAGAACAGGCATGCCCCATCCAGAATGATCCTTTCAGGATTTCAGATGGAGTGTCCCATGAGTGA
- a CDS encoding radical SAM protein yields MSEQRISPEDRQEQYRDLFNTTIGEVISHAIRIIGADPSLIIPAGKILRYQKKAAKIRAKHEKEGLQVPPVMIISITSRCNLTCKGCYMHARNENPRTEMRPDILTSVIDQAADLGVSILVIAGGEPLVRADEIFRIAQAHPTILFPVFTNGLLIDEQMADTLASYRNIVPLISFEGLRHETDARRGDGVFDRLITTCHLLSSRGIFFGCSITATRANLEIVTGDVFIRQMTDASIRVFSYVEYVPMTPGTIDLILTHEQKQNLPGILTRLNQKYPALFLGFPGDEAYYGGCLAAGRGFVHVSPSGDLEPCPAASYSDANLTEMPLKEALRSRFLQRLRDMPEVLTESAGGCALHENQEWVREILSKT; encoded by the coding sequence ATGAGTGAGCAGAGGATCTCTCCCGAGGATAGGCAGGAGCAGTACCGGGACCTCTTCAACACGACCATCGGTGAGGTCATCAGTCATGCTATCAGGATAATCGGGGCCGATCCTTCACTCATCATCCCTGCAGGAAAAATACTCCGGTACCAGAAGAAGGCAGCGAAAATCCGGGCCAAACACGAGAAAGAAGGACTCCAGGTCCCACCGGTCATGATCATCAGCATCACCTCACGATGCAACCTTACCTGTAAAGGCTGCTACATGCATGCCAGAAATGAGAATCCAAGAACGGAAATGAGACCGGATATCCTCACATCAGTCATTGACCAGGCTGCTGATCTCGGAGTCTCCATTCTTGTCATTGCCGGGGGCGAACCCCTTGTTCGGGCAGATGAGATATTCCGTATTGCACAGGCTCATCCCACAATCCTCTTCCCGGTCTTTACCAATGGCCTCCTCATAGATGAACAGATGGCTGACACCCTTGCATCATACCGGAATATCGTCCCCCTGATAAGTTTTGAAGGACTTCGGCATGAGACTGATGCACGGAGAGGGGATGGAGTATTTGACCGGCTTATTACTACTTGTCATCTGCTCTCATCCCGTGGCATCTTCTTTGGCTGCTCAATCACGGCTACCAGGGCAAATCTTGAGATTGTCACCGGTGACGTATTTATCAGGCAGATGACTGATGCCTCTATCAGGGTTTTTTCCTATGTTGAATATGTTCCCATGACACCAGGAACAATAGATCTGATCCTCACCCATGAACAGAAGCAAAACCTGCCAGGCATACTCACCCGTCTGAACCAAAAATACCCGGCACTCTTTCTTGGCTTTCCCGGAGATGAAGCATACTATGGAGGATGCCTTGCTGCAGGGCGTGGATTTGTTCATGTCAGTCCGTCCGGAGATCTCGAGCCCTGCCCGGCAGCATCATACTCTGATGCAAACCTGACTGAAATGCCACTGAAAGAAGCGCTGAGATCACGATTCCTTCAAAGACTGAGAGATATGCCAGAAGTGCTGACAGAATCAGCGGGCGGATGTGCCCTTCACGAAAACCAGGAGTGGGTGAGGGAAATTCTCTCAAAGACATAA
- a CDS encoding sensor histidine kinase has product MKKTIQYYATLLEYSPFPAVIFRVSDLKIIALNTRAADLFRILKEKAISKPILDFFVCPDDLHDIMSYLNHHEKLVDYETRLLARGGRFFWAYLSANPISILEEKAVICGFTDINHQKELEQTLQKNKELYRSIIRTSPDNITMVDMLGKIFMVSPAAVRMFGYNDKDRSPYGMPILDHIHPADRARFKHDVRQLKAGTNTGVHEYRAVRKDGSELYIESHSEIINDNQGRPDSILYVIRDITQRKETEKAIRENEERFVTIFQEVPDPVLIFRQDGTILDMNRQCEEWFDVGKICSLGHKVQNLGFFSTDANNEDQFLKILSLQPGEKYETCIRLADGQERYAILSTRYITIQGDIAILLLINDIDSLTRAYKALTKANHQIGLLNSITRHDILNKVMVITGYSEILLEEYPDAEWRTTMQTIFSSGKDIQHLIDFTREYQDLGVHEPVWQRIDEILQKDVLKSLTGGVSLTIPIEKVEIYADPLFEKVLYNLIENSIRHGEGVTRIALSYEISGDVCRFVYCDDGVGVAESEKGLIFQKGHGKNTGLGLFLIREILSFTGISITENGVPGQGVRFEMLVPFGCWRYRDSCFMRRSTPPAPDR; this is encoded by the coding sequence ATGAAAAAAACCATACAGTATTATGCCACCCTCCTTGAATATTCACCTTTTCCTGCTGTAATTTTTCGTGTTTCAGATCTGAAGATTATTGCTTTAAATACCAGGGCTGCTGATCTATTCAGGATTTTAAAAGAGAAAGCAATTTCTAAACCCATTCTGGATTTTTTTGTCTGTCCTGATGATCTTCATGACATTATGTCTTATCTAAATCATCATGAGAAACTGGTGGATTATGAAACCCGACTTCTTGCACGGGGAGGTCGTTTTTTCTGGGCATATCTGTCTGCCAACCCAATCTCCATTCTGGAAGAAAAAGCCGTTATCTGTGGATTTACTGACATTAACCATCAGAAAGAACTGGAGCAGACGCTTCAAAAGAATAAGGAGTTATACCGGTCAATCATCAGAACCTCTCCTGATAATATTACGATGGTGGATATGCTGGGTAAGATTTTCATGGTCTCTCCGGCAGCCGTTCGGATGTTTGGATATAATGACAAGGACCGGTCACCGTATGGGATGCCGATTCTTGATCATATTCACCCTGCTGATAGGGCCAGGTTCAAACATGATGTCAGGCAACTGAAAGCAGGAACGAATACGGGGGTTCATGAGTACCGTGCGGTCCGGAAAGACGGATCTGAATTGTATATTGAAAGTCATTCAGAGATAATTAATGATAATCAGGGCCGGCCTGATAGTATTCTGTATGTTATCCGGGATATAACGCAGCGGAAGGAGACTGAAAAGGCCATTCGTGAGAATGAAGAACGGTTTGTTACCATTTTCCAGGAGGTTCCGGATCCGGTGCTGATATTTCGGCAGGACGGGACTATACTGGATATGAACAGGCAGTGTGAAGAATGGTTTGATGTCGGAAAAATCTGTTCGCTTGGGCATAAGGTTCAAAATTTAGGTTTTTTCTCCACTGATGCCAATAACGAGGATCAGTTTTTAAAAATCCTCTCCCTGCAGCCTGGAGAAAAGTATGAGACCTGTATCAGGCTTGCAGACGGTCAGGAGCGGTATGCTATCCTCTCAACCAGGTACATCACCATCCAGGGAGATATCGCAATTTTACTGCTCATCAATGATATCGACAGCCTTACCCGGGCTTATAAAGCATTGACAAAAGCAAATCATCAGATTGGTCTATTAAACAGCATAACACGACATGATATTCTGAATAAGGTGATGGTCATTACCGGATATAGTGAGATCCTTTTGGAAGAGTATCCTGATGCAGAGTGGAGAACAACGATGCAGACCATCTTCTCATCTGGAAAAGATATCCAGCACCTGATAGATTTTACACGGGAATACCAGGATCTTGGTGTTCATGAGCCTGTCTGGCAGCGAATAGATGAGATATTGCAGAAGGATGTCCTCAAATCGCTTACTGGTGGAGTTTCTCTTACCATCCCGATAGAAAAGGTGGAGATCTATGCTGATCCTCTCTTTGAGAAGGTTCTCTATAATCTTATTGAAAATTCTATCCGGCATGGGGAAGGAGTGACCAGGATTGCCCTGTCATATGAGATATCCGGAGATGTGTGCCGGTTTGTGTATTGTGATGACGGGGTAGGAGTTGCAGAGAGTGAAAAGGGTCTTATATTCCAGAAAGGACATGGGAAAAATACCGGTCTTGGATTATTTTTGATTCGTGAGATACTTTCATTTACCGGGATTTCCATAACCGAAAACGGCGTGCCGGGTCAGGGGGTCAGATTTGAGATGCTGGTCCCGTTCGGATGCTGGAGATATCGGGATTCCTGCTTTATGAGAAGATCAACGCCGCCCGCTCCTGACAGATGA
- a CDS encoding methyl-accepting chemotaxis protein: MIHNSVVSRQGAAADSFIQHISQGSYAFSCWDDSIDAFPVPVLLCDHTLTISHANEAFLSISGFQNETMKGMHFKNLPVSLLSGESVWDAALSGRITSGIAEVVFPTGAGFYEVRALPTVPEGQSVPVMLVFFIKPDNPPDFPSYDTIRRSLSESCEILAEMDGTILSISSGSSIPIPADVLLNNNILKWDALSEHPAILGIHNHPGTEIRFIHENTVLEVAYLITVRVCEVVLLKRSVLFLTITELISPVNDKADTPDNSALSSALEQLASAISAGNFSYRMEIESCPEDLKPGIQAVNTMMEQVQLQFQALTDGISQMNSGWIPLSISAPEEGPFTGIIQDLNGALDSLQLMIATVESFTMSVMEGNLTVKGETSGLSGYYQAMIAGMNQMLVRLNTPLLEMKRVAKAFAACEFSSRMDEKIAYPGDFASMKESMDSIGIWCSAVVGEIDRVSSRYASGDFTAHMSSKLEVTGDFTTIRSSLDNIGVQVSESITVLRNAADVLTEESDGIKREIAAVSGQAETLACYTSAVSERAVSVQDEVRQMVMSADTAMQALCGMNEKVQEVAQTSARTHEMSSQGVVLATQSREGIDAISDAAGSVDSGISRIHEELISIEKIIKVVTDIANQTNLLAINAAIEAAHAGSYGRGFAVVASEVKHLAVQSKESTTSISQTLAALHDAFREVRDKVSQVQGEIESRSHAICEMVHLFEKMAGEVEVIATMSRETGILSHEQESRIRDLNERARRIGDLMVETARDAGSSAEACASSCRSIEQISGHIEAVARYAEEIHGGISGFTV, from the coding sequence ATGATTCATAATTCTGTTGTTTCAAGACAAGGTGCTGCGGCGGATTCGTTTATTCAGCATATATCACAGGGGTCGTATGCATTTTCATGCTGGGATGATTCCATTGATGCATTCCCGGTTCCGGTTCTCCTCTGTGATCACACTCTGACGATTTCACATGCAAACGAAGCCTTCCTCAGTATCTCCGGGTTTCAGAATGAGACAATGAAAGGGATGCATTTTAAAAACCTCCCGGTGTCTCTTCTCTCCGGCGAGTCGGTCTGGGATGCTGCTCTCTCCGGACGGATAACATCAGGGATAGCGGAGGTCGTCTTTCCGACAGGGGCAGGGTTTTATGAGGTTCGTGCCCTTCCTACGGTGCCTGAAGGCCAGTCTGTTCCGGTCATGCTGGTGTTCTTTATCAAGCCGGACAATCCGCCGGACTTTCCCTCATATGATACGATCAGGAGGTCTCTTTCTGAATCCTGTGAGATCCTCGCCGAGATGGATGGGACTATCCTCTCCATATCTTCCGGGTCCTCAATTCCCATCCCGGCTGATGTTCTTCTGAATAATAACATCCTGAAGTGGGACGCTCTCTCAGAGCATCCTGCAATACTGGGCATTCACAATCATCCCGGGACAGAGATTCGGTTTATTCACGAAAATACCGTATTAGAGGTCGCATACCTGATTACGGTCCGGGTCTGTGAAGTGGTTCTCCTCAAGCGTTCGGTCCTGTTTCTGACCATAACTGAACTAATATCCCCGGTTAATGATAAGGCAGATACTCCTGACAATTCTGCTCTTTCTTCTGCACTGGAACAGCTGGCATCAGCGATATCTGCAGGGAATTTCTCATACCGGATGGAGATAGAATCCTGTCCGGAGGATCTTAAGCCCGGTATTCAGGCGGTAAATACCATGATGGAGCAGGTACAGCTGCAGTTTCAGGCATTGACTGACGGAATCTCCCAGATGAACTCAGGATGGATTCCGCTCTCCATATCAGCACCAGAGGAAGGTCCGTTTACCGGTATCATTCAGGATCTGAACGGGGCACTGGATAGTCTGCAGCTCATGATTGCAACTGTTGAATCCTTCACGATGTCGGTTATGGAGGGAAATCTTACCGTGAAAGGGGAAACATCAGGTCTTTCCGGTTATTATCAGGCGATGATTGCAGGAATGAATCAGATGCTGGTCAGACTCAATACGCCCCTTCTTGAGATGAAACGGGTTGCGAAGGCCTTTGCAGCCTGTGAATTCTCCTCACGGATGGATGAGAAGATTGCATATCCCGGAGATTTTGCCAGTATGAAAGAGTCCATGGATTCGATCGGGATCTGGTGTTCAGCTGTTGTCGGGGAGATTGACCGGGTAAGCAGCCGGTATGCATCTGGTGACTTTACCGCCCATATGAGTTCAAAACTTGAGGTGACGGGGGATTTCACTACCATCCGAAGTTCGCTTGACAATATCGGGGTTCAGGTATCTGAAAGTATCACGGTGCTCAGAAATGCAGCAGATGTGCTGACTGAAGAGTCTGATGGGATTAAACGGGAGATAGCAGCGGTTTCAGGGCAGGCTGAGACCCTTGCCTGTTACACCAGTGCCGTATCTGAACGGGCAGTCAGTGTCCAGGATGAGGTCAGGCAGATGGTTATGAGTGCAGATACTGCCATGCAGGCGCTTTGCGGGATGAATGAGAAGGTGCAGGAGGTAGCCCAGACATCTGCCAGAACGCATGAGATGTCATCGCAGGGAGTGGTGCTGGCAACACAGAGCCGTGAAGGGATTGACGCCATATCAGATGCAGCCGGGTCGGTGGACAGTGGGATTTCCCGTATCCATGAAGAGCTGATCAGCATTGAGAAGATCATCAAGGTAGTTACGGACATTGCAAACCAGACAAATCTACTTGCCATAAATGCAGCAATTGAAGCGGCTCATGCCGGAAGCTATGGAAGGGGATTCGCGGTTGTTGCAAGTGAGGTAAAGCATCTGGCTGTGCAGTCAAAAGAGTCCACAACCAGTATTTCCCAGACGCTTGCGGCGTTGCATGATGCCTTCCGGGAGGTGCGGGATAAGGTCTCACAGGTTCAGGGAGAGATTGAGTCCAGAAGCCATGCCATATGTGAAATGGTTCATTTATTTGAAAAGATGGCCGGAGAGGTTGAGGTTATCGCTACCATGAGCCGGGAGACCGGGATACTGTCACATGAGCAGGAGAGCAGGATTCGCGATCTGAATGAACGGGCACGGAGAATTGGTGATTTGATGGTGGAGACAGCACGGGATGCCGGGTCATCTGCAGAGGCCTGTGCTTCATCCTGCCGGTCGATTGAACAGATATCCGGTCATATTGAAGCCGTTGCGCGGTACGCCGAAGAGATTCATGGAGGGATAAGCGGGTTTACCGTGTAA
- a CDS encoding ATP-binding response regulator has protein sequence MYHSLPHLFPVHVLHVDDDVHILEVTKAFLERSGHIRVYSCSSVQEAFEHLTVYSVDVFISDYEMPDMSGIELLQTIRGHGCDIPFILFTGRGRESVAVSAINSGATFYVQKGGEPRSQYAELSDKVMKAYRQYRDQQKLRHLSRIFQVLREVSDTIHGNERREEVFARLCSRITSEPGYQNMRIVLFDANGNVTGVYHAGLEEQMGRFLSYLQAGNRTSCYKKALQSRSGPVICAPDETCVLCPLYSGHHDAHTLTVRLEHAGTVFGIVSVTLEPEYARDPDEQAMVQDVAREISYALHHFLLQEEHNEMENLIGTNKKLDILNTITRHDIRNELTAQLFHYDNLLELSHKYPEIAPDVKELGISLNNIQEHLMFSDVYQKIGIQKPQWLSISRIIENITQSHGFGNVSILHSTGTLEVYTDPMFGKIVINLVENALMHGSRVSAIQIRFVERIDNGLLIIEDDGMGIPDNKKKVIFERGVGRNSGLGLFYTREILGMTGMSITENGTYGKGARFEICIPKSCYRFYKGEELMNALHTSFAGQVHADDS, from the coding sequence ATGTACCACTCATTACCTCACCTGTTTCCAGTCCACGTCCTCCATGTCGATGATGATGTCCATATTCTGGAGGTCACCAAGGCGTTTCTTGAACGCTCCGGTCATATCCGGGTCTATTCATGTTCATCGGTACAGGAGGCATTTGAACATCTGACTGTGTATTCGGTTGATGTCTTCATCTCCGACTATGAAATGCCGGACATGAGTGGAATTGAGCTTTTGCAAACAATCAGAGGTCATGGATGTGATATTCCTTTTATTCTTTTTACCGGCCGGGGAAGAGAAAGTGTTGCGGTATCAGCAATCAATTCAGGAGCCACCTTTTACGTACAAAAGGGAGGAGAGCCTCGTTCACAGTATGCAGAACTATCTGATAAGGTCATGAAGGCATACCGGCAGTACCGGGATCAGCAAAAACTCAGGCATCTCTCCCGGATATTTCAGGTTCTTCGGGAGGTATCTGACACCATTCATGGGAATGAAAGGAGAGAAGAGGTTTTTGCCCGTCTCTGCAGCAGGATTACCTCTGAACCCGGATATCAGAACATGCGTATCGTCCTGTTTGATGCAAATGGGAATGTGACCGGGGTGTATCATGCCGGTCTTGAAGAGCAGATGGGCCGGTTCCTCTCGTATCTTCAGGCAGGGAACCGGACATCCTGTTACAAGAAGGCACTGCAAAGCAGGAGTGGCCCGGTTATTTGTGCTCCTGATGAGACCTGCGTATTATGCCCGCTCTACTCAGGTCATCATGATGCCCATACCCTGACGGTCAGACTGGAACATGCAGGAACGGTCTTTGGCATTGTATCTGTGACTCTCGAGCCTGAATATGCCCGGGATCCTGACGAACAGGCGATGGTGCAGGATGTTGCACGGGAGATATCATACGCTCTTCATCACTTTCTCCTCCAGGAAGAGCATAACGAGATGGAAAATCTGATTGGGACGAATAAAAAACTCGATATCCTCAATACGATAACCCGGCACGATATCAGGAATGAACTGACCGCCCAGCTCTTTCATTATGATAATCTGCTTGAACTTTCGCACAAGTATCCGGAGATTGCGCCTGATGTAAAAGAATTGGGGATTTCTCTTAATAATATCCAGGAACATCTGATGTTCTCCGATGTATACCAGAAGATTGGTATTCAAAAACCCCAGTGGCTTTCTATCTCCCGTATCATCGAGAATATTACCCAGTCTCATGGATTTGGCAATGTCTCCATCCTCCATTCCACCGGGACGCTTGAGGTGTATACCGACCCGATGTTTGGAAAGATAGTCATCAATCTTGTTGAAAATGCCCTGATGCACGGGAGCCGGGTTTCTGCAATACAAATTCGGTTTGTTGAGAGGATTGATAATGGCCTTCTCATCATTGAGGATGACGGGATGGGTATTCCGGATAATAAAAAGAAGGTCATCTTTGAACGGGGAGTGGGCCGGAATTCAGGTCTTGGTCTTTTTTACACCCGGGAAATTCTGGGGATGACCGGGATGAGCATTACTGAGAATGGAACCTATGGAAAAGGTGCCAGGTTTGAGATATGTATTCCGAAGAGTTGTTACCGGTTTTACAAAGGGGAGGAACTGATGAACGCTTTACACACTTCTTTTGCAGGGCAGGTGCATGCCGATGATTCATAA
- a CDS encoding HAMP domain-containing protein, with the protein MILYAYIPILTGCFPACDSEIFGENNSMADMLHSIMTKLTAGFVILVILITGLTFLFTVGASTDKIQESTQQELVALASLTAADLNGDEIAKLKPGMEAEILYLMNAEQLAHMSQADHEIVKIFTARKQGDGMEYVIDSGYNIGKRDVKIGNPVSNPTPAMISAFTGPSVEKDFVERPWGTVLAGYAPIKNARGEVIGIVGVDMDAAVVQNRMDFVGQTIYLILFLGILCAGLIIAIFSRTMIRDIHMLIESANKISRGDTNVSISINRNDEIGELASSFKRMITSLKILMHQDYQHE; encoded by the coding sequence ATGATCTTATATGCATACATTCCGATCCTGACCGGATGTTTTCCGGCCTGTGATTCGGAAATTTTTGGAGAGAATAATTCTATGGCAGATATGCTGCACTCAATTATGACAAAACTCACCGCCGGTTTTGTTATTCTGGTAATTCTTATTACCGGACTTACATTTTTGTTTACCGTCGGTGCATCGACTGATAAAATTCAGGAATCAACTCAGCAGGAGCTGGTGGCTCTTGCCTCTCTCACTGCAGCAGACCTGAACGGAGATGAGATCGCCAAATTAAAACCTGGAATGGAGGCTGAAATCCTCTATCTGATGAATGCTGAACAACTGGCCCATATGTCCCAGGCTGATCATGAGATCGTGAAGATTTTCACCGCCAGAAAACAGGGTGACGGGATGGAATATGTCATAGACAGCGGGTATAATATCGGGAAAAGGGATGTAAAAATTGGCAATCCCGTCTCAAATCCGACACCTGCCATGATATCAGCATTTACTGGTCCCTCTGTTGAAAAAGACTTTGTTGAGAGGCCCTGGGGGACTGTACTTGCCGGGTATGCACCGATTAAGAATGCCAGGGGGGAGGTTATTGGTATTGTTGGTGTGGATATGGATGCAGCGGTTGTACAGAACCGGATGGACTTTGTTGGTCAGACCATTTATCTGATTCTGTTCCTTGGCATTCTCTGTGCTGGACTTATTATTGCCATATTCTCCCGGACCATGATCCGTGACATTCACATGCTGATAGAATCGGCAAATAAGATCAGCAGAGGGGATACGAATGTGTCTATCTCAATTAATCGGAACGATGAGATTGGAGAACTTGCTTCATCATTCAAACGGATGATTACCAGTCTGAAGATCCTGATGCACCAGGACTACCAGCATGAGTAA
- a CDS encoding phosphate ABC transporter substrate-binding protein, with amino-acid sequence MSHTMKTPVLRMAGIIFLLCAVFCATAPVMAEETTLSISGSTTVLPIASACAEAFMDAHPDVDVQVSGGGSGAGIKAIGEGVVSLAMASRELKDEEKTKYPNLQTVAVAKDGIAVIVNPENAVEALTLKQIKDIYTGTITGWQDVGGETAKIEIVGRDSASGTREFFLERVLNKEDFTKFMLEKNSNGAVQQYVSQTPTAIGYVGMGFEDGVKVIEITGDDGKNSKPSVETVKSGAYPLSRELYFVTAGEPEGLAKEFLDFVLSAEGQKIVEEQGFVSI; translated from the coding sequence ATGTCTCATACAATGAAAACTCCGGTTCTCCGGATGGCAGGAATCATATTCCTGCTCTGTGCTGTCTTCTGTGCCACTGCCCCCGTTATGGCTGAAGAGACGACGTTAAGTATCTCAGGCTCAACAACCGTTCTTCCGATCGCCTCTGCATGTGCAGAAGCATTCATGGATGCCCACCCTGATGTTGATGTTCAGGTTAGTGGCGGGGGATCTGGTGCTGGTATCAAGGCAATAGGCGAAGGTGTTGTCAGCCTTGCAATGGCATCCCGTGAACTGAAAGACGAAGAGAAGACCAAATACCCCAATCTTCAGACCGTTGCAGTCGCAAAGGATGGTATTGCAGTCATTGTAAACCCTGAAAACGCCGTAGAAGCACTTACTCTGAAACAGATCAAGGACATCTACACCGGGACCATCACCGGATGGCAGGATGTTGGCGGAGAGACCGCAAAGATTGAGATCGTCGGACGTGACAGTGCATCAGGAACCAGAGAGTTCTTCCTTGAGAGAGTCCTCAACAAGGAAGACTTCACCAAGTTCATGCTTGAAAAGAACTCCAATGGTGCGGTCCAGCAGTACGTATCCCAGACCCCGACCGCAATCGGATACGTCGGTATGGGCTTTGAAGATGGCGTAAAGGTCATTGAGATCACGGGCGACGATGGAAAGAATTCAAAACCATCAGTCGAGACCGTAAAGTCCGGTGCATACCCACTCTCCCGTGAATTATACTTCGTTACCGCCGGTGAGCCGGAAGGCCTTGCAAAAGAGTTCCTTGACTTTGTCCTGAGCGCTGAAGGACAGAAGATTGTCGAAGAACAGGGCTTTGTAAGCATCTAA